One Bombilactobacillus folatiphilus genomic window, ACCAAAATGTTGTTGAACAGGCACAATTGAATGCGATTATTGTTCGAGACCAGGAAGTTAGCCAAGTGACTGAAGGCCAAGCACAATTAATTTTTGATCAAACGCCGTTTTATGCAGAAATGGGTGGTCAGGTTGCCGATATTGGTGAAATCCGAGATCAGGCTGGTAATGCGGTGGCGGAAGTAGTTGATGTACAGCATGCCCCTAATGGTCAAAATTTACATTTAGTGAATGTTAAAGCACCGTTAGTGAAAAATGAACGTTATCAACTAGCCATTGATGAAACGTTCCGAATGAAGGTTCGGCGTAATCACACGGCCACACATTTGTTGGACCAAGCTTTGCGTAATGTCTTAGGTGGTCAAACGCGTCAGGCTGGTTCGTTAGTTGAACCGGATTATTTGCGGTTTGATTTTACTAGTTCGCAACGTTTGACAGAAGCTCAATTGCAACAAATTGAACAAATTGTGAATGAAAAAATTTGGCAAGAGATTCCTGTCGAAACGATTGAAACGGATTTGGAATCGGCGAAAAAATTAGGTGCGATTTCCTTATTTGATGATAAGTATGGCGAACAGGTGCGTGTGGTCAAAGTAGCCGACTTTTCGATGGAATTTTGTGGCGGCACGCATGTCAAAAATACGTCTGAAATTGGCATTTTCAAAATTGTTTCTGAAACTGCGATTGGTTCAGGTGTGCGGCGTGTGACGGCAGTTACTAGTCAAGAGGCTTATCGAGTTGATCAAGAGCAATTATCTTATTTAAAGCAAATGCAACAAGATTTGAAGACACCGCAATTAAAAGCTTTACCATCTAAAGTCGCGCAATTAACCGCGCAATTGAAGACCACGCAACAACAATTGCAAAGTTTGCAAGTTAAATTAGCACAACAAGAAGCTGGTGATTTATTAACTAATGTGCAACAATTAGGTTCCTTAAAAGCAATTATTGCATTGGTACCTGACACTGGCATGAATGAATTACGGCAAATTGCGGATAATTGGAAACAAAACCAACCTTCAGATATTTTGGTCTTGGGCACCAAGAATCAGGATAAAGCTAATTTATTGGTATCCGCTAATTCAGTGGCGATTGATCACAATTTGGCAGCAGGCGATTTAATTAAGCAAATTGCCCCGCAAATTGATGGTGGCGGTGGCGGCCGTGCACAAATGGCTCAGGCTGGTGGTAAAAATCCGTCTGGTTTGGATGCAGCATTACAATTAGCTAAAGATTTGATTACGAAAGCTTAATCCGCTACAAATCACCTCAATTTAGAGTATGCTATAATGATTACTTGAAAAATATATTTGTGATTGAAACGTTTTTTGAGTATGATAAGTTTTATAAAAAGAGGTGTAGCTTGTGAGTTCTTTAGATAATACAATGAACTTCGATTTTAATGAAAATCGAAGTCAAGACGTTCGTGACACTTTACGCAATGTTTATACTGCATTGGAAGATAAGGGATATAATCCAATTAATCAAATTGTTGGTTATTTGTTGTCTGGTGATCCGGCTTATATTCCTCGTTATAACGATGCACGAAATCTGATTTTGAAGCATGAGCGTGATGAGATTATTGAAGAATTAGTGCGCTATTATTTGGAAAATGGTGATCATCATTGAGGATTATGGGTTTAGATGTAGGCTCCAAAACGGTTGGTGTCGCTGTCAGTGATCTTTTGGGCTGGACGGCGCAAGGCATTGAGATTATTCGCATTGATGAAGCCAAAGAGGAGTTTGGTTTGGAACGCTTGAGTGAGTTAGTAGCTCAATATCGAGTGGAAAAGTTCGTGGTAGGTTTGCCTAAAAATATGGATAATTCACTAGGAGAACGGGTGGAAAAATCGCAAGCTTATGGTCAATTGATTGCAGAAAAATTTAATTTACCTGTTGCTTATATGGATGAGCGCCTCACGACGGTTCAAGCTGAGCGGATGCTGATTGAAGAAGCGGATGTTTCACGCAAAAAACGCCATCAGGTCATTGATGAAGTCGCCGCGATGATGATTTTACAAACTTATTTAGACAAATTGGCTTATCAAAAAGCTAATCCACAATAGAGAGGTTAATTAATGAACGGTAACCCAGAAAATATTGATCGAGAAATTGTTTTAAGTGACGATCAAGGCAACGAAGAAGTTTACAAAATTTTGTTTACATTTGATTCTGATGATTATAATAAATCGTATGTATTGATGTATCGGGCTTCCCAAAAAGACAATGACGAAATTGAAATTCAGGCCTTTAGTTTTATGCCAGATGAAAATGGTGATGTATCTTCGGGTGATTTGATGCCAATTACAGATGATGACGAATGGGAAATGGTCCAAGAAGTTTTGAATACTTTTTCGGCAGACGATTCTCAAGAATAAATTTTATAATGATCAGGGTGTTGGAATGTTAAGCATATTAATAATTTTAACTTTGGCTTATGGAGTTTATGCTGGAATTAGAAGAGGATTAGCACTGCAAATCGTTTATAGTGTTGGGTATACAATAAGTGTTATTGTTGCGATCTTAAGTTATCATTGGCTAGGGCCTAAATTGGATTTGATTATTCCGTATCCTTCAGCTTCTCCGCAAAGTTATTTTGCTTTTTTTAGTTCACGAGTAAGCTTGAGTTTGGATAATGCATTTTATTTAGGTGTTGCATTCTTATTTGTTGTGTTTTTAGGCTGGTGTATAACAAGGATTTTAGGAGCTTATTGCAATGATTTAACTTATGTTTCACTAGGAGGAGAGTTTAATTATCCTTTTAGTGCCTTGTTGGCATTAATTTGTAATTATGTCGGTTTATTTATGATACTGTACGTCTTGGCATTAATTCCGATTACCGGCTTACAAAAAATGTTAGATCATTCATTGCTAGCTTCAACAATGATTCGATATTCCACCGGTTTAACACATTTGTTTACTAATCTATTAATGAGTACTTTATAGAAAGGTTGCTTAAATAAGCAGCCTTTTCTTGTGGATTTTTTAAGAAAACATTGGAGAAATAAAGTGATGAATCAACGAATTTTACAGACGTTAGAATATGACAAAGTGCGACAAAGTTTAACTGAATTCTTGATTACTGACCCAGGTTTGGACCAATTAAAACAGTTACAGCCGCAAACACAAATTGCACAGGTAAAACATTTGTTGGCGCAAACTGCTGACGCGGTGGAGTTATGCCGTTTGGCACAAGAATTACCAATTGAGCCACTGCAGCGCATTGATAATGAATTAAAACGGCTACAAATTGATGCTTTATTAAATGGTAGTGAATTATATCGCATCAGTATGGTATTACGGGTCACTAATAATATCAAAACTGCGTTTGAGCAATTACGTTTAGATGGTGTTGATTTGCAAGAATTATATGACTATGGTGCCCAATTAGTTGCCTTGCCGAATCTTAATTTGACTTTGCAGCAAT contains:
- a CDS encoding DUF1292 domain-containing protein, which produces MNGNPENIDREIVLSDDQGNEEVYKILFTFDSDDYNKSYVLMYRASQKDNDEIEIQAFSFMPDENGDVSSGDLMPITDDDEWEMVQEVLNTFSADDSQE
- a CDS encoding CvpA family protein, which codes for MLSILIILTLAYGVYAGIRRGLALQIVYSVGYTISVIVAILSYHWLGPKLDLIIPYPSASPQSYFAFFSSRVSLSLDNAFYLGVAFLFVVFLGWCITRILGAYCNDLTYVSLGGEFNYPFSALLALICNYVGLFMILYVLALIPITGLQKMLDHSLLASTMIRYSTGLTHLFTNLLMSTL
- a CDS encoding IreB family regulatory phosphoprotein; protein product: MSSLDNTMNFDFNENRSQDVRDTLRNVYTALEDKGYNPINQIVGYLLSGDPAYIPRYNDARNLILKHERDEIIEELVRYYLENGDHH
- the ruvX gene encoding Holliday junction resolvase RuvX, which translates into the protein MRIMGLDVGSKTVGVAVSDLLGWTAQGIEIIRIDEAKEEFGLERLSELVAQYRVEKFVVGLPKNMDNSLGERVEKSQAYGQLIAEKFNLPVAYMDERLTTVQAERMLIEEADVSRKKRHQVIDEVAAMMILQTYLDKLAYQKANPQ